The Aggregatilinea lenta genome includes a region encoding these proteins:
- a CDS encoding molybdopterin-containing oxidoreductase family protein, producing the protein MNEEQFIKSLFTKQAETITPADVDLWPAIQERLKQIDATAAAEEAPNPDLSGGSPSFKARLSEVIQNLTYSYATRKESPMDNQQKGSGSGLSRRTFLKASGAAAAAVTIAGPDPRTLRNLQVIDEQKLSASATSEETIVATFCRPNCNNGCRIYAHVRDGKVVKTSPAPFPDPSYNRICLRGLTHPEQMYSDRRIKYPMKRAGERGEGKWERITWDEAIDAVASKFQEITEQYGATAIAFTQGSGNFGVLSATMYGAQHRLFSVLGSTCLNNTLDVAVAHGNNKVFGPGQAANDIADLRNAKTIFINGSNVTESLIHVWHFIAEAQDAGAKVIVIDPIFTTTASKADQWVRIRPGTDAAFYLGMMQVVFAEGLENPQYIHDHTVGPFLVREDTKKFLRQSDVTGEEPETTVDPATGAEVTIDPYVVWSVEDKEPVVLADGVEAALTGTFEVNGIKVTTALDLLKEAVAEYTPETVEEITTIPAQTLHDLAVLYATNTPSTLFSYMGIDHYDNGHLAGFAQASLASITGNIGIYGGTINERWYYADNLDVMNFVFPDYKFPRDIYTDDLFETAANGTIKGQPDPIKALYISTCNPVAAHSDYNFWMNTVLPSLDFIVAADIFMTDSVKQADIVLPVAHWFEFTDMELASNHPYIVYGAKAVEPLYESKSDLDILKLLANKMGVGQYFDYTEDELLQMSISSDLAARTGCSLEKIKEDGVFKVWYQDPEQPNIGAGFNGVFGTPSGRAEFYNENPTPRVNSTTAQQFDPETDRLPHFNPPLEVWPEREIAKKYPLAFFQEHTRWRVHTQYSEAAWLRELDPEPTVKISPADADARGISTGDYVEIYNDRGSCVVKAIVSAALPAGMVSLPKGWLPKQHKEGTPWSLTHMQLNPSSINQSYFDVAVEVRKWNGDK; encoded by the coding sequence ATGAATGAGGAACAGTTCATAAAGTCACTCTTCACAAAACAGGCGGAGACGATTACGCCCGCTGACGTTGACTTGTGGCCCGCCATCCAAGAGCGCCTGAAGCAGATCGACGCGACGGCAGCGGCTGAAGAAGCTCCGAATCCCGACCTTTCCGGCGGTTCGCCATCGTTCAAGGCGCGTCTGTCTGAAGTCATCCAGAACCTGACGTACTCCTACGCGACTCGAAAGGAAAGTCCTATGGACAACCAACAGAAGGGCAGCGGATCTGGCCTGAGCCGCCGCACCTTTTTGAAAGCATCCGGTGCGGCTGCTGCCGCTGTGACCATCGCTGGCCCCGATCCCCGGACGCTGCGCAATCTCCAGGTGATCGACGAACAAAAGCTGTCCGCCTCCGCGACCAGCGAGGAAACGATCGTCGCCACGTTCTGCCGCCCCAACTGCAACAACGGCTGCCGGATCTACGCCCACGTGCGCGACGGCAAAGTGGTCAAGACGTCGCCCGCGCCCTTCCCCGATCCGAGCTACAACCGCATTTGCCTGCGCGGCCTGACGCACCCGGAGCAGATGTACAGCGACCGGCGCATCAAGTACCCGATGAAGCGCGCGGGCGAACGTGGAGAAGGCAAGTGGGAGCGCATCACCTGGGACGAGGCGATCGATGCCGTCGCCAGTAAATTCCAGGAAATCACTGAACAATACGGCGCGACGGCTATCGCCTTCACCCAGGGATCCGGCAACTTTGGCGTGCTCAGCGCGACGATGTATGGCGCGCAGCACCGCCTCTTCAGCGTGCTGGGCAGCACTTGCCTGAATAATACGCTCGACGTGGCAGTGGCGCATGGCAACAACAAAGTCTTCGGGCCGGGACAGGCAGCGAATGACATTGCTGACCTGCGCAACGCCAAGACGATCTTCATCAACGGGTCCAACGTTACCGAATCGCTGATCCACGTCTGGCACTTCATTGCCGAAGCGCAGGACGCGGGCGCCAAAGTGATCGTGATCGACCCGATCTTCACGACCACGGCATCCAAAGCGGATCAGTGGGTGCGCATTCGCCCCGGTACGGATGCGGCGTTCTATCTCGGCATGATGCAAGTCGTCTTTGCGGAAGGTCTTGAGAACCCGCAGTACATTCACGATCACACAGTTGGTCCGTTCCTGGTGCGCGAGGATACGAAGAAGTTCCTGCGCCAGAGCGACGTGACCGGCGAGGAGCCGGAAACGACCGTCGATCCCGCAACCGGCGCAGAAGTCACCATCGATCCGTACGTGGTATGGAGCGTCGAGGACAAGGAACCCGTCGTGCTGGCCGACGGTGTGGAAGCGGCGCTGACCGGCACGTTCGAGGTCAACGGTATCAAGGTGACGACCGCCCTCGATCTGCTGAAGGAAGCCGTCGCGGAATACACACCGGAAACGGTCGAGGAGATCACCACCATCCCAGCGCAGACGCTGCACGATCTGGCCGTGCTTTATGCCACTAACACGCCCTCGACGTTGTTCAGCTATATGGGCATCGACCACTACGACAACGGCCACCTGGCCGGGTTCGCACAGGCGTCGCTGGCGTCCATTACGGGCAACATCGGGATCTATGGCGGCACGATCAACGAGCGCTGGTACTACGCCGACAATCTCGACGTCATGAACTTCGTGTTTCCTGACTACAAATTCCCCCGCGACATCTACACTGACGACCTGTTCGAGACGGCGGCGAACGGCACGATCAAAGGCCAGCCGGACCCGATCAAGGCGCTCTACATTTCGACCTGCAACCCCGTTGCCGCCCACTCGGACTACAACTTCTGGATGAACACCGTCCTGCCAAGCCTGGATTTCATCGTCGCGGCGGACATCTTCATGACGGACAGCGTCAAACAGGCGGATATCGTGCTGCCGGTGGCGCACTGGTTCGAGTTTACGGACATGGAGCTTGCCAGCAACCACCCGTACATCGTGTATGGCGCAAAAGCCGTCGAGCCGCTGTATGAGTCGAAGTCGGACCTGGACATTCTGAAGCTGTTGGCGAATAAGATGGGCGTCGGCCAGTACTTCGACTATACCGAAGACGAGTTGCTCCAGATGTCGATTTCCTCGGATCTGGCCGCACGTACTGGCTGCTCGCTGGAGAAGATCAAGGAAGACGGCGTCTTCAAGGTGTGGTATCAGGACCCCGAACAGCCGAACATTGGCGCGGGCTTCAACGGCGTGTTCGGCACGCCATCGGGCCGGGCGGAGTTTTATAACGAAAACCCGACGCCGCGCGTGAACTCCACCACGGCACAGCAGTTCGATCCCGAAACCGACCGCCTGCCGCACTTCAACCCGCCGTTGGAAGTCTGGCCGGAGCGTGAGATTGCCAAAAAGTATCCGCTGGCGTTTTTCCAGGAGCATACACGCTGGCGCGTGCATACCCAGTACTCCGAAGCGGCATGGCTGCGCGAGCTGGACCCCGAGCCGACGGTCAAGATTTCACCCGCCGATGCGGACGCGCGCGGCATCAGCACCGGCGATTACGTCGAAATCTACAACGATCGCGGCTCGTGCGTGGTGAAGGCCATCGTCAGCGCGGCGCTGCCCGCGGGCATGGTTTCGCTGCCGAAGGGCTGGCTGCCCAAGCAGCACAAAGAGGGCACGCCGTGGTCGCTGACGCACATGCAGCTCAACCCCTCATCGATCAACCAGAGCTACTTTGACGTGGCGGTTGAAGTACGCAAGTGGAACGGAGATAAGTAA
- a CDS encoding RNA polymerase sigma factor, producing MDERLAIAQLKRGDVRGLEVLVRRYQLEAVRIAFSIIGDQSAAEEVVQEAFIRVYQQIDQYDDGRPFRPWFLRIVANDAIKYVKRQLRLVSLDQIITTGEEDRGANPDERLYFEQAEFSISHDDAESMQALLDKLSFDHRAVLQLKYYMDMMDEEIAEALEIPVGTVKSRLHAAKRQIRCLLTQLDCVSWDR from the coding sequence ATGGATGAAAGACTGGCGATCGCCCAGCTTAAAAGAGGCGATGTGCGCGGTTTGGAAGTGTTGGTGCGGCGATACCAGCTTGAGGCTGTGCGCATCGCGTTCTCCATCATCGGTGATCAGAGCGCTGCGGAAGAAGTGGTACAAGAAGCCTTCATCCGGGTGTACCAGCAGATCGACCAGTACGACGATGGCCGTCCTTTCCGACCCTGGTTCCTGCGTATCGTGGCGAACGATGCGATCAAATATGTGAAGCGTCAGCTTCGCCTCGTCTCGCTGGACCAAATTATCACGACCGGCGAAGAAGACCGGGGCGCAAATCCTGATGAGCGGCTGTACTTCGAACAAGCTGAGTTCAGCATCAGCCATGACGACGCCGAATCGATGCAGGCCCTTCTCGATAAGCTCTCCTTCGACCATCGCGCCGTGCTGCAGTTGAAGTATTACATGGACATGATGGACGAAGAAATCGCGGAGGCGCTGGAGATTCCAGTCGGAACGGTGAAGTCCAGGCTGCATGCGGCGAAGCGCCAAATCCGGTGTTTGTTGACACAACTCGACTGCGTGTCTTGGGATAGATGA